ATTACAGTTAACACTACCAATGCACTCTCCTATACCTGGATCTGAACTAACCAAGGAGCCATTTAGATGGGACCAAAGATTATTTTCTTTGGTACTTCGTTTATCTGGAACTCCAGCTGTCGAGAGGGATACAGGTTTAGTGGCAAGTGATTCATCTCCTATAGATGCTATGTGTGAAGTTACTGGAGGtaaggaaaagaaaaatattttcataagatAATTTATTCTATTGTTGCTCATAAAAATACTGATATAAAAAATCTATTACTCATTGTAGGTCGTTCATATTGTATAACATCTTTTAGAATGATGATGCAATGTATAGACTCTTTGGTACAAAAGGTTCAGTCTGGTGTggtaataaattttgaaaagatTGGACCAGATCCTCCACCTTTAAATAACGAAACACAACATGCAGACGATGATGAAAATGAGGATGAAAATAATACAACGAATGGAACACGGACGTATCTTCCTAATCCAACAGTACCAGGAAACACAGCGTGGCATTCTTGTAGAAGACTGATTTATGTCCCAAGATCTGCTCAGAAAGGTTTCGCGGTTGGATTCTGGCCGATACCTGAAAGTTTCTGGCCTGATTTGAGTGCTAGTTCTTTGCCGGCTAGATCCGCACATCCGAATGTAAAATTTACTTGCACCAGTCAAGAGCCTATGGTGATAGAAAATCTTCCATTCGATAAATATGAATTAGAACCAAGTCCATTGACACAGTACATATTAGCCAGGAAACAACCGACAATTTGTTGGCAAGTTTTTGTGGCGAATTCTTACAAATCAAGTGAAGTGGGTCATCCATTTGGATATTTAAAAGCAAGCACTAATTTAACGTGCGTAAATTTGTTTGTCATGCCTTACAACTATCCAGTACTTTTGCCTTTGTTGGAAGAACTGTTTAAAGTGCATAGATTGAAACCAACGAATGAATGGCGAACACAATTTCAAAATTACATGAGAACAATGCCCACTTATTATGCAGCAGTATGTTTTTAATTGATTATCAGAATATTTAATTACTTTATTAGTACATTTGAATAACAGTGTAATTTTGTATTACAGTCCCTCAGGAGAGCTTTAACTAGAATGGGTGCACCTACACCATTAGCTCAAACATTAATACCTGATAATATGGATAATTCGTTATCCTATAGTgtcttaaattatttaaaacgttTAAAAAATCAAGCTAAAATTGAATTTGACAGACTATGTAATGAAGTTCTTTCCAAACAACTTGCTACTGCCAATATGACAAAAAATTTAGTGAATGGTAGTACAACAGTAACGGAAGGTGTGAGGGTTATTCCTAGAACTCCTTTAAAAAAAGATTTggtaaatatttgttattatctactatataaaaatatttgtgtTCTTACAAAATTAATGTTGTTTTTTAATCTAATCTTCAGGTGTCACATCCATTATTACAAGATAAATTTACCGGATTGAGGGATCAATTAAATGAATTCGGTGGTTTTGTAGTCGGATTAGTTAGAAATCAACAACGTGGTGCGCATAGTTATAGAAACGCATTCGACGTTCCACGAAAATCTTTGTTAGATCAAGTTGTTAGAATGCGAGCCAACTTCCTGCAACCTGGATTGCTGCATACAAAATTACTTGATGATGATTACGTTCACTCAATGCCCTTAGCACAAATGGGAAATTATCAGGAATAT
The Bombus affinis isolate iyBomAffi1 chromosome 2, iyBomAffi1.2, whole genome shotgun sequence genome window above contains:
- the LOC126913878 gene encoding integrator complex subunit 6 isoform X3, with amino-acid sequence MNELKNLQCVGLTTLGAALKHALDVLNINRMQTGIDTYGQGRCPFYLEPSVIVVITDGGKYTTNSGVNQELTLPMHSPIPGSELTKEPFRWDQRLFSLVLRLSGTPAVERDTGLVASDSSPIDAMCEVTGGRSYCITSFRMMMQCIDSLVQKVQSGVVINFEKIGPDPPPLNNETQHADDDENEDENNTTNGTRTYLPNPTVPGNTAWHSCRRLIYVPRSAQKGFAVGFWPIPESFWPDLSASSLPARSAHPNVKFTCTSQEPMVIENLPFDKYELEPSPLTQYILARKQPTICWQVFVANSYKSSEVGHPFGYLKASTNLTCVNLFVMPYNYPVLLPLLEELFKVHRLKPTNEWRTQFQNYMRTMPTYYAASLRRALTRMGAPTPLAQTLIPDNMDNSLSYSVLNYLKRLKNQAKIEFDRLCNEVLSKQLATANMTKNLVNGSTTVTEGVRVIPRTPLKKDLVSHPLLQDKFTGLRDQLNEFGGFVVGLVRNQQRGAHSYRNAFDVPRKSLLDQVVRMRANFLQPGLLHTKLLDDDYVHSMPLAQMGNYQEYLKRMTPPLREIESAPVRQHMFGNPFKIDKRMMVDEADIDMVGATSSTSKGGLKRSLPASDGGGSLASKPPPNKRKPGPIPKDVVVRRPSYTPTNTPPSSPVPWVDDTKNQVTPTADSNQVSSNITNSTPSVSNAPCINSPEKLVNGLAEMPTIPIFEPIPVEHTNNHMDAPPTLTPVVNNVDTPKSEVKSEKTENVKNECNNVPLDDCVENSVKVENSVDERLSNHVEEKRESKVEKDKVLTKKELEDIRRHNLSVRELVYKEVRRRGTNYETLFSHLHQIQGTLDIRLAFLRDIVKESLRFKRRNLASLLEDHLKNLQEDNWTVNHKVNHNGATKIS
- the LOC126913878 gene encoding integrator complex subunit 6 isoform X1, encoding MTIIVFLIDTSASMNQRAYLGGRPTLLDVAKSAVETFVKVRQRSPESRGDRYMLLTFEDPPQNIKAGWKENLATFMNELKNLQCVGLTTLGAALKHALDVLNINRMQTGIDTYGQGRCPFYLEPSVIVVITDGGKYTTNSGVNQELTLPMHSPIPGSELTKEPFRWDQRLFSLVLRLSGTPAVERDTGLVASDSSPIDAMCEVTGGRSYCITSFRMMMQCIDSLVQKVQSGVVINFEKIGPDPPPLNNETQHADDDENEDENNTTNGTRTYLPNPTVPGNTAWHSCRRLIYVPRSAQKGFAVGFWPIPESFWPDLSASSLPARSAHPNVKFTCTSQEPMVIENLPFDKYELEPSPLTQYILARKQPTICWQVFVANSYKSSEVGHPFGYLKASTNLTCVNLFVMPYNYPVLLPLLEELFKVHRLKPTNEWRTQFQNYMRTMPTYYAASLRRALTRMGAPTPLAQTLIPDNMDNSLSYSVLNYLKRLKNQAKIEFDRLCNEVLSKQLATANMTKNLVNGSTTVTEGVRVIPRTPLKKDLVSHPLLQDKFTGLRDQLNEFGGFVVGLVRNQQRGAHSYRNAFDVPRKSLLDQVVRMRANFLQPGLLHTKLLDDDYVHSMPLAQMGNYQEYLKRMTPPLREIESAPVRQHMFGNPFKIDKRMMVDEADIDMVGATSSTSKGGLKRSLPASDGGGSLASKPPPNKRKPGPIPKDVVVRRPSYTPTNTPPSSPVPWVDDTKNQVTPTADSNQVSSNITNSTPSVSNAPCINSPEKLVNGLAEMPTIPIFEPIPVEHTNNHMDAPPTLTPVVNNVDTPKSEVKSEKTENVKNECNNVPLDDCVENSVKVENSVDERLSNHVEEKRESKVEKDKVLTKKELEDIRRHNLSVRELVYKEVRRRGTNYETLFSHLHQIQGTLDIRLAFLRDIVKESLRFKRRNLASLLEDHLKNLQEDNWTVNHKVNHNGATKIS
- the LOC126913878 gene encoding integrator complex subunit 6 isoform X2 → MLLTFEDPPQNIKAGWKENLATFMNELKNLQCVGLTTLGAALKHALDVLNINRMQTGIDTYGQGRCPFYLEPSVIVVITDGGKYTTNSGVNQELTLPMHSPIPGSELTKEPFRWDQRLFSLVLRLSGTPAVERDTGLVASDSSPIDAMCEVTGGRSYCITSFRMMMQCIDSLVQKVQSGVVINFEKIGPDPPPLNNETQHADDDENEDENNTTNGTRTYLPNPTVPGNTAWHSCRRLIYVPRSAQKGFAVGFWPIPESFWPDLSASSLPARSAHPNVKFTCTSQEPMVIENLPFDKYELEPSPLTQYILARKQPTICWQVFVANSYKSSEVGHPFGYLKASTNLTCVNLFVMPYNYPVLLPLLEELFKVHRLKPTNEWRTQFQNYMRTMPTYYAASLRRALTRMGAPTPLAQTLIPDNMDNSLSYSVLNYLKRLKNQAKIEFDRLCNEVLSKQLATANMTKNLVNGSTTVTEGVRVIPRTPLKKDLVSHPLLQDKFTGLRDQLNEFGGFVVGLVRNQQRGAHSYRNAFDVPRKSLLDQVVRMRANFLQPGLLHTKLLDDDYVHSMPLAQMGNYQEYLKRMTPPLREIESAPVRQHMFGNPFKIDKRMMVDEADIDMVGATSSTSKGGLKRSLPASDGGGSLASKPPPNKRKPGPIPKDVVVRRPSYTPTNTPPSSPVPWVDDTKNQVTPTADSNQVSSNITNSTPSVSNAPCINSPEKLVNGLAEMPTIPIFEPIPVEHTNNHMDAPPTLTPVVNNVDTPKSEVKSEKTENVKNECNNVPLDDCVENSVKVENSVDERLSNHVEEKRESKVEKDKVLTKKELEDIRRHNLSVRELVYKEVRRRGTNYETLFSHLHQIQGTLDIRLAFLRDIVKESLRFKRRNLASLLEDHLKNLQEDNWTVNHKVNHNGATKIS